A window of Kineococcus sp. NBC_00420 genomic DNA:
GGGAGTCCTCGCCGATGCCCAGCGTGCGGGCGATGGAGCGCACGGCCGTGGGTTTGTCCCCCCAGCCGGCCTCGAGGACGGCGACGTCGTCCAGGGAGAGCAGCATCTCGGGGTTCTGCTCGAACGCCTCGCGGACGTGGGCCTCGTCGTTCTTGGAGCAGATCGCCAGGACGACGCCCTTCTCCTTGAGGTCGAGGACGTAGCGCTGGAAGGCGGTGAACGCCTCGCCGCGGGCGCCGTGCCCGATCTCGATGCCGTGCGGGCCGAGTTCACCGAGGATCCCGCCCCACAGGGTGTTGTCGAGGTCGAGGACGAGGCACTTGCGCGAGCGGCCGTACTGGGCGCCGATGACGGCGGCGGTGTGCTGGGCGAGCAGCGGCACGCACCCCAGCGCGACGGCCTGCTTCGCGGCGTGGACGTAGCGCGCGTCGATCCAGGTGCGCTTGCCGACCGTGGAGGCCAGCCGTTCGCAGTCGACGATCCCGACCCCTTGTCCCGCAGCGGTTCCGGCGAGCTCGCCGAGGCGCTCGGAGAAGCGCCGGAGCATCCAGTGCCGCGACCCCGGGGTCTGGTCGGCGAGGTGGCCGAGGGCCACGTCGGCCGGGACGACGACGTCGTGCTGGACGACGCGGGCCCCGAACCGGGACCGGGCGGTGTCCCACAGCGACGTCCACCGGGCGAGTTCCGCCTCGACGCTCGCCTCGGGGTCGTCGCTGCGCGCGGGCAGGTCGACGGCGCTCTCGTCGACCGCGAGGACGATGACGTCGGGGGCGAAGGTGTGCAACCCGCTGGTGGGGTCGAGGAGTTCCGCGCGGAACAACCCGTACCCGCACTCGTAGACCTCGACGTCGACACCGGCGCGCGCGCAGGCCAGCGGCAGGAGCTGGGTGAACTGCGTCGTGGTGTAGCTGCCCAGGACCGCGACCCGCGCCGTGCGCGGGGCGGGCGGCAGCTGCTCGCGCACCGATCGCCACACCCGGTCGGCGCCCAGCCACGCGGCGAAGTCGGCGCCGGCGCCGCTCGTCGCGGCGTCGGTCGCGGCGAACGCCCACTGCGCGCTGCGACGGGGCGAACCGGCGCTGCGGTGGGCCTTGGCCAGCGCCAGGCAGGCCCGCGACGTCGGCACCGCGGTGGCCCCGATCGCGGCGAGGGCCTCCCGGACCTCGTCCGTGGTGCCGTCCGTGGTGCCGTCCGTGGTGCCGTCCGTGGTGTCGTCCGTGCGCGAAGCGTTCGGCTCTTCGACCGTCATGTCCATCCCCTCGTGGCGTCCCGGCGGAGGACGACTGGAAACTCCCGGAGAACTGCGACCTGCCCGCGCTCAGGACGCGGAGGAGGCCGTGTCGCTCGACTGCGGTCGCGGCTGCTGGGGCTTGAGGATCCGGGCGGGCGGCGCGAACGCGGCGGCCCCGGCCGGGACGTCCATGCTCACGGTGGCGTTGGGCCCGATGGAGGCTCCGTCGCCGATGGTGATGGCCCCCAGCAGCACCGCGCCCGGACCGATGGAGACGTCGCGCCCGATGTGCGGCACGGCCTCGCGGCGGGTCTCGCCGTTGGTGAACCCCAGGGTGATCCCGGAACGCAACGTCGAGTCGTCGCCGATCACCGCGAACGCGGGGATCTGCACGGCCTGGTGGTGGCCGATGGCGACGCGGCGCCCGATGACGGCCTCGTCGGCGATCTCGGTCCCGTAGACGTTCTGGATGACGAGGCGGTTCACCAGGCGGTGCGCGACCTTGACCAGGCGGCGGACCGGGGCCGGCTGCGACAGCCCCCAGTGACCGACGCGGTGGACGACCAGCGCGTGCAGCCCGGGGTGCACCACCGAGCGGGAGTGCCGCTCGAAGTCCTCGCGCAGCAACGTCCACAACGGTGCCGTCGAGGCGGCTTCCCCCGACCCCACCCCGTGCCTGACCCCGCTCGTGCTCTCGTGCCCCACAACGCCCCCTCCGGCAACCCTCACGTCACGTCACTGTAGCGGGAGGAGCGCCCTCCCCGACACGGGCCGGACGCCGCGCGAGGTGGCGACCTGCGGTGGCGACGGCTCGCACGACTCCTCCACAGGCACTCGCCGACGGCTTGCGCCGCACGGGAAGCACCCCGACCCCGCCCACCGCCCGACGCGCCTCCCTCCCCTGCGCGCACCCTCTCGCAGACCGGCCGTCCGGGCCTCCCGAGATCACCCGGTTGCGCCGACCACGACACGCGGAGAGGGCCTGCGCTCCTGGGTGACCGCCCGCGTCGGAGCCGGCTGGCACAGTCCGGACCATGGACGTCTCCGCTCTGCTGCTCACCCTCGTCCTCGGCCTGCTGGCCGGGATCGTGGTGGGTGTGCTCCTCACCCGCTGGGTGCACCGCACCCGCACCGCACCCGAGACCACCGCGCTGAGCACCGAGCGGGACCTGCTGCGGGCCCGGGTCGCCGACCTCGAGGAACGCGTCAGCACCGGGCACGCCCTGACCAGCACCGTCACGCCCGTCACCGCGAGCCTGCAGCGCGTCGAGGCCCAGGTCGCGGCTCTCGAACGCGACCGCGTCGCGCAGTACGCCCGGCTCAGCGAGCAGCTGACCGCCGTCGCGGCCGGCACCGACGCCCTGCGCGACCAGACGGCGACGCTGGCCGGCGCGCTGCGGGCCTCGAGCTCACGCGGTTCCTGGGGCGAGGTGCAGCTGCGCCGGGTCGTCGAGCACGCCGGGATGCTGGACCGCGTCGACTTCACCGAGCAGGCCACGCTGACGACCCGCAGCAGGCCACGCTGACGACCCGCAACGGTCGCACCGTCCGGCCCGACCTCGTCGTGAACCTCCCGGGCGGCAAGCACGTCGTCGTCGTCTGCTTCGTACCGGGCGAGGCCTTTCTCGCCGCGGCGTGCGAGGCCGACCCGACGCTGCTCGAGCACGCGATGTCGCGCCGGGTCGTCCTGGCGACCCCCACGACCCTGCTGGCCCTGCTGGCCCTGCTGGCCCTGCTGGCCCTGCTGGCCCTGCTGGCCCTGCTGGCCCTGCTGGCCCTGCTGGCCCTGCTGGCCCTGCTGGCCCTGCTGCGCACGGTGGCGCTCACCTGGCAGCAGGACGCCGTGGCGGGCAACGCACGCGAGCTGTTCGAGGTCGGCCGCGAGCTCTACGAACGGCTGGGGACCCTCGGTGGGCACACCGCGTCGCTGGGCCGGACGCTGCACCGAGCGGTGGAGGACTACAACCGCTTCGTGGGGACGCTGGAGCGGCGGGTCCTGGTCTCGGCCCGACGGATCCGCGACCTCGACCTGGCCGACGAGGACCTGGCGACGCCGCAGCCGCTGGAGGAGAGCGTCCGCCCCCTCACCGCGCCCGAGCTCCTCGAGGACGTCCCCGAGGAGGGTGTCGTGCGGATCAGACGGGAGTCACGGGCAGCGAACGGCGGGCCCCTGGGGTGAGGCCGCTCTTGAGGTCACGGCGCAGGTCCGAGGGCAGCGAGAACGTCAGGTCCTCCTGCGCGGTGGTGACCTCCTCGACCTGCCCGTAGCCGCGGGCGGCGAGCTGGGCGAGCACCTCGTCGACGAGGATCTCGGGGACGGAGGCGCCCGAGGTGACGCCGACGGTCGTGACGCCCTCGAACCACTCGTCCCGGATCTCGTGGGCGGTGTCGACGCGGTGGGCCGAGCGGGCTCCCGCGTCGAGGGCGACCTCGACGAGCCGCACGGAGTTGGAGGAGTTCGCCGAGCCCACGACGACGACGAGGTCGGCCTCGGGGGCGATCTTCTTGATGGCCACCTGGCGGTTGGAGGTGGCGTAGCAGATGTCGTCGCTGGGCGGGTCCTGCAGGTTCGGGAAGCGCTGGCGCAGCCGGCGGACGGTCTCCATCGTCTCGTCGACGCTCAACGTCGTCTGGGACAGCCAGACGAGGTTGTCGGGGTCCTTCACGACGATGGTGTCGGCGACGTCGGGGTTGTCCACGACGGTGATGTGGTCGGGGGCCTCGCCCGCGGTCCCCTCGACCTCCTCGTGACCGGTGTGACCGATGAGCAGGATCTCGGCGTCCTGCCGGGCGAAGCGGACGGCCTCCTTGTGGACCTTCGTGACCAGCGGGCACGTCGCGTCGATGGTCTGCAGCGAGCGGGCCTCGGCGGCCGCGCGCACGGCCGGGCTCACGCCGTGCGCGGAGAAGACGAGGTGCTCGCCCTCGGGCACGGCGTCGGTCTCGTCGACGAAGATCGCGCCGCGCTCCTGCAGCGTCCGCACGACGTGCTTGTTGTGCACGATCTCCTTGCGGACGTAGACCGGCGCCCCGTACAGGTCGAGGGCCTTCTCCACGGCGATGACGGCGCGGTCGACCCCTGCGCAGTACCCGCGGGGGGCCGCGAGCAGGACCCGCTTGCCCCCGTCCCAGGCCGCGCGTTCGCGGGCCGAGGCCAGCACCGGCGTGTCGTTGCAGTCGTCGGCGGGAGCCGGGGTCTCGAGCGGTGCGTGCGTCACCGGGCCATGGTAGGT
This region includes:
- a CDS encoding HAD-IIIC family phosphatase, whose product is MTVEEPNASRTDDTTDGTTDGTTDGTTDEVREALAAIGATAVPTSRACLALAKAHRSAGSPRRSAQWAFAATDAATSGAGADFAAWLGADRVWRSVREQLPPAPRTARVAVLGSYTTTQFTQLLPLACARAGVDVEVYECGYGLFRAELLDPTSGLHTFAPDVIVLAVDESAVDLPARSDDPEASVEAELARWTSLWDTARSRFGARVVQHDVVVPADVALGHLADQTPGSRHWMLRRFSERLGELAGTAAGQGVGIVDCERLASTVGKRTWIDARYVHAAKQAVALGCVPLLAQHTAAVIGAQYGRSRKCLVLDLDNTLWGGILGELGPHGIEIGHGARGEAFTAFQRYVLDLKEKGVVLAICSKNDEAHVREAFEQNPEMLLSLDDVAVLEAGWGDKPTAVRSIARTLGIGEDSLVFVDDNPAEREAVRELLPDVDVVALPREPAGYVAALADYPFFETEALTAEDAARTAQYKARAQAVEVRENAGTLEEYLASLDMHAEVADLGPDNLARVAQLLGKTNQFNLTTRRHSLADVEAMAQDPAWTAQVVRVRDRFADHGVVGVLLARRDGDVLDVDSWLLSCRVIGRTVEDEMFGVLVRTADSLGCTSLRGTHVPSAKNSQVAGLYERLGFEQGGRDGSSTVWTLELPAAVSTPGLVQVEVARRVIDLRDVPSARLDDEQKVEVSW
- a CDS encoding 4-hydroxy-3-methylbut-2-enyl diphosphate reductase, whose translation is MLASARERAAWDGGKRVLLAAPRGYCAGVDRAVIAVEKALDLYGAPVYVRKEIVHNKHVVRTLQERGAIFVDETDAVPEGEHLVFSAHGVSPAVRAAAEARSLQTIDATCPLVTKVHKEAVRFARQDAEILLIGHTGHEEVEGTAGEAPDHITVVDNPDVADTIVVKDPDNLVWLSQTTLSVDETMETVRRLRQRFPNLQDPPSDDICYATSNRQVAIKKIAPEADLVVVVGSANSSNSVRLVEVALDAGARSAHRVDTAHEIRDEWFEGVTTVGVTSGASVPEILVDEVLAQLAARGYGQVEEVTTAQEDLTFSLPSDLRRDLKSGLTPGARRSLPVTPV
- the rmuC gene encoding DNA recombination protein RmuC gives rise to the protein MNLPGGKHVVVVCFVPGEAFLAAACEADPTLLEHAMSRRVVLATPTTLLALLALLALLALLALLALLALLALLALLALLALLRTVALTWQQDAVAGNARELFEVGRELYERLGTLGGHTASLGRTLHRAVEDYNRFVGTLERRVLVSARRIRDLDLADEDLATPQPLEESVRPLTAPELLEDVPEEGVVRIRRESRAANGGPLG
- the rmuC gene encoding DNA recombination protein RmuC, whose product is MDVSALLLTLVLGLLAGIVVGVLLTRWVHRTRTAPETTALSTERDLLRARVADLEERVSTGHALTSTVTPVTASLQRVEAQVAALERDRVAQYARLSEQLTAVAAGTDALRDQTATLAGALRASSSRGSWGEVQLRRVVEHAGMLDRVDFTEQATLTTRSRPR
- a CDS encoding serine O-acetyltransferase: MRVAGGGVVGHESTSGVRHGVGSGEAASTAPLWTLLREDFERHSRSVVHPGLHALVVHRVGHWGLSQPAPVRRLVKVAHRLVNRLVIQNVYGTEIADEAVIGRRVAIGHHQAVQIPAFAVIGDDSTLRSGITLGFTNGETRREAVPHIGRDVSIGPGAVLLGAITIGDGASIGPNATVSMDVPAGAAAFAPPARILKPQQPRPQSSDTASSAS